DNA from Brassica napus cultivar Da-Ae chromosome C4, Da-Ae, whole genome shotgun sequence:
gtaacccgctgttcatccgccctccaataaatcatgcagttgtcgctgcatacatctattacctgatacgataaaccaagaccagctacgagtttctgaacctcgtagtatgaaccaggagctacattatcctcgggtagaataccttttacaaaatcagcaatcgcatccacacagtcttcagccaaattataatctgttttaatgcccatcaatcttgtagcagatgataaagctgaatgaccatctctgcaaccttcgtacaatggttgctttccagcatccaacatatcataaaatctcctagcttgtgcattgggtaaatcttcccctctaaaatgatcatttaccatctgctcagtacctacaccataatctacatccgttctaattggttcttctaatctaaccgctggctgaggttcgctagtactaccatgttcataatcagtttccccatgatgataccaaattttgtaacttcgtgtaaacccactcaaatatagatgagtccgaacatcccactctttaataacctttctatttttacaattagagcaaggacatcttaacatacatgtttttgcttccggttgtcggtgaactaaccccatgaattcagttatacctcgttggtattcttccgtaagcaatctcgtgttcggatccaaatgaggtcgatcgatccaagaatgaaaataatttgaagaagacatattttttatgaatcaaattcatgtgtaaatagagtaagagggaggatgaagatatggagtgaatgaagaggaagaggagtgcttgtatttatagtttaaatcctgccgacagaccgaggaaattccgacggaattccgacggaaaaggctagttcgtcggaattccctcggaattttgtaaatcccaacggctctccaacggctataatatttcctcggaatttatcGGTTTTTTcggaggaacacatttttcctcagaatttcctcggaatattccgacggattgatatttcctcggaattccgtcggtatattccgaggaaattcctcgggatattccgaggattttattttccgtcggaatgtccgtcagaataccgctgttttcttgtagtgacctagttttctaaatataatttgtgTGATTGtttatctttctatttctaGCTCTCACGATTTTTAAGTGCATATATTTGGACTAAGATTCGCATGGAGGAAACTATTAAAGGTACATAATGTATATAACCAAATAAATTTTCCTCAAGAAATTATGAGGCAATTGAAAGGGAATTCCGATTCTCCCTACTCGTCGTACTATCCTCGCAAGTACTGAAAGTTGAAAGCATAAGAAAATTCCTCGAAAACTAACTATCTATCATAATTCCTTTGCAAAGATCTCTTAaaaaatttgtcaaaaaaagagatctttaaaaattctataaataggCAAACGCGAGTAAAGATCACTTCTCAGCAAATGAGaattgaaagaagaaaaagaaaaagaatagagACAAGAAATTAGGAGTAGGAGAAATGTCttgaaaacatgaaatataTGCATTACGGGTGGGATGTAAAATCACAGAGATTTAGAAACTGGGAAAGTGACGTAAGAGTACCGTGCCAGATTACGAATTATTGTTACACCATGTAACTAACCAGCCATTCACGAGCAGTAGGAGACCTATGGAACAACTTAACGGGGGACAAACcagtaataaaaagaaaaaaaaatatatatggagGTCACTATGAGAACTGAACACTTCTTTTCGGGGGCCAAGAGACATTTTGAACCAACAATTCTTTTGAATCTTTAAAGATTTTTCTTACATTTAAAGTGTTTAGACTCaagtttttatcatatttaagggCTTCATTTGCCTTAGAGCGTCCGTCTTTGTTATCAAAGAAACATggtaaaatattttatctatataaaaaatgttaagaCAAGTAATATATTGTGAAGagcatatatataatagatgATTTAGACCAAACTACTATATATGGTTCTCGCATGGGAGAAGATGCATTAAGTATCAGTACAGATCAGAGCTTTGAGCATAATACTAATCATGATGAGATCATGGACAATATATATTTGGAAATGCGAGTGATGGGTATGAGTagaaaaaataggtttcatgATATGATTACAAGTTCATTTCATGAAAATGCAAATGCAATTCTTGATAATAGTAGAGAAGAACTAATGTTAATGCGAAAcaatattatgatatattagATGCTATAAAAAACCCATCTACGACAGATGTAGATAATATTTTCTAGATTATCACTAGCATCTATGATaacaatcttttaaaaaaaaaaaaaaaaaaataactttaacaaaaaaaaaaaaaaaatctatgatgatgaaaattaaaattgtttatatatctaaataaaaattaaaagtgatCATAATCTATAATAGACAATAcacttttatgaaatattttagtCAAGACACCAATATAGCATAAATGACGTTTTAGGTGCAGATGAAGACACCAAATAATGGTAACGTCTTTGATCGCCAAAACGCCTCCTTTGTGGTTAGCAAGTAAGGACGAATGCTTTTGGATACAAGCAGACAAACAACCTTTGCATGTTAAAAGCTGGAAGTGGCtcctgctttttttttttaacgctaggtgtattatatataaaaaaaagagatcatATCAGAGTTTGCAGGTTATCTCCTCCACAGACAGAGGAAACTTGCGATAGGGCATAGTAAAAAATGGGATACACCCCAAAAGAAAACAGAGTATGTAGGGCAAATTAATCTCAACAGAGACCATGTGCATCAAAAGTACATACGACAGCAAACACCCCATAGGTTAGAGACCAGCGGCTTCCTCCTCCAAGATACGTCTAAACCACCCAGGATCACCACGAGCAATGTACGATTGATATCTTCTATCACGTGTAACACTCGTGGCAATTGCAGAGGCTGCCCGTCCTATTGAACACAAGGCGATTAAAAGATGACAATTCTGACATGAATCGAGTTCAAACTAATGGCTCCTACATTTTGTTATCAAATTAAGAGGTTAGGTTTCCAAAGTAAAACAACTTAAGTTTGATTTACATGAGCCGCAGTTAAGTTTGAGTCTGTCACAATAACATCTTCACAGACCGGTAAACATAGTCGTGACTCGTGACTAAGCATTTCCCTTGTTAtatcgaacaacttcattttACTCTGTTAAACACAGAAGTTGATAGTTTAATTAGTCCAGCCAAAAGCTAGTGCAACTTCAGATATACTTTACGAAACTAGAGTATGGttttaaaaaagaataataatttgaagaagacatgagGTGGATCATCACAAACCGTGCCgttcttatattaaaaaagcGAACATCGTGCTACTTTTGAACGTGCCGGACCAAAACTCCAACTCCGACGAACGGAGCAGAAAGAGAGATCCAAAAGCCGAGGAGACGATATAAAGAGAGTGACGATGACTTTACAAAGCTTCCTAAAAACCCTTaaggcaaccaaacgaacataCCCATGCTCAATCTACAACCTCATCTGCTCTTCCTCTACAACCCAAAGCCCCAATTCACCGGAAAAGCCAATCTCCGATCTCAGCCTCTCCACTCTTCGCCGCATCGTATCCGACCCAGACATCAAATCCTCGAAAACCCATCTCTTTTCTCTTTCCGACCCGATCTCAGAACTCACCTGTCTCTCTCCCTCCGTGTCCTGTCGGAGAGGAAGTTCTCACTCGCGCGGAAGCTGCTGAAACCCGACATTCTTGTAGAGGGTGGATTCGACATCCCTCAAGGTCCGAAGAACAGACGGCTCAGCCCAACTCAGGACGAAACGGTGGCTCGGCATGATGGCTCAAAACGCGCGTCTAAGCATCTCCGACTTAACGGCCACTCGAGACAGTATGGGCTTCTCGGCCCAACGAGTTAGAAGCCCACGAAGACGATGCAAACTAGGTCACAGAAGAGCACGAGGTCAACTATATAAAGGGAAGGGGACGCAACGAGAAAAGAATTCGAAATCACTGATACTCACTGGGCGGCTAGATTAGAGTTTTACCTTTGTTATCTCGCCTTGTTGTATCTCTCCGGCAAAGCCTTCGAGGCTCCGGCACCTTTCCTTTCACGCATTTCCTTTCCTTGTAACCGACGAAACGCTCTTCcgaccattaataagacgtctttgcttaAACCCACCTTTAAAACCGAACGTTCTCTCGTTCCGTACCGTTTcccgatcaaacagttggcgcccaccgtggggcttCTAGCAAAGCAACGTCGACAAAATGGCGACGAGTAACGATGGCTCTTCCTCTGGAGAAGTCGTGAAGCCACCGAAGTAACGCCGGCGTCCTTCCCTGTGACTCCGACACCACTTCAACCCGCTTCAATAGAAACTATCATGGCGCGCCTTGCGCAGCAAGACGCAGCCCAGAAAGCGGCGAACGACTAAATCGCAGCGCTTGCAAAGATCTTAACCCCCCTCGCTGCGACCGTAGAAGCTTCGACGGCACCGTACCGAAGACATCTGTTTAACACAGAAAGAGCGACTGGTGCAGCACCAACGCAGACTGCCAACCAAGATGTCGCCGACGATGACGTGGCCCAAACCCCGGTCAGCCTTGATGCGCAGACGATAAACGAGCTCGCCGCGCTGAGACAGTCGGTGCTGGATATAAACTCCAAGATCCATCATGTCACTACGTCCGCCCCTCAGATCGAGCGAGTCCTAGCAGAATCTCTCCGGACACCGTTCACCGAAAAGATAACCACGTTCCGCCTCTGAAAGATGGAAAAGCTCCGTCTTCCAACCTTCGACGGTGTATACGACCCTTCTGCTCACGTCACATCTTTCAATATCGCGATGCGACGTGCGAACCTCTCTGATGAGGAAAAAGACGCAGGCTTTTGTGAACTTttcgtcgaaaccctagaaggtATCGCTCTTAACTGGTTCACCGGTCTTCAGGAGAACTCCGTTGATAGTTTTCACAACCTCTCGACGGCTTTCCTCAAAAACTACATCATGTTCACTCGACAAGAAGCCACCGCCACAGATCTTTGGAATCTCAACCACGCGAACAGACAGAGCTTGAGAGATTTTATGGAGAAGTTCAAATCCATTGTCTCGAAAGTAGACGTACCAGATCATATAGCCGTGGAGTCGTTGAGTCACCATTTCGTGCCAACCTTTACCGACACCCGACGAGATCAGTATTAGATTCCATCGCACGATCTAATAACTTCATTCGAATGGAGGAGGATACTAGGGCCAAGGCGGCCAAAGAAGCTGCAGGGAAACAAACCCCCGTCCGGACGAATGACGCTCGTCAAGAACTGCGCCAACATTCCACGAGTGGCAAGCCTAACCAGAGGAAGGGATACATGAATGCTATAGACGACGGCGAACCATCGGGCTCCGCCGCAATGGCGCGAGAGAAGGGGTGGAATCATTGGGATCGAGATACCAGCCAGCCAAAGTCTAGCTCGCCTGAACCAGCAAACTCGAACGCTGTCGAGCCGAGTAAGTGGTGTTCCTATCATGAGGTCAAGTCACATGATACGAATGATTGCAAAGTCTTATACGGACACTTCCTCAAATCCATCGAAAGCGGGAAAATAGAGATTGAATCTCCGCAGAAGCCGAAAAACAACAAGAGTTGGagcaaaaacaaagagaagaagattcaGAAGTCTCAAGCAAAAGCCCCTCAGAGAGAAGAGCAAACTAATCCAGAGAAAGCCACAGTAAACAATCTCACCTCGAAGGCGAGTCAACTGATGAAGAACCACCTAAGAACCGGCGACGGGTGGAAGTGATACTCCCCCAACAGGCTGACTCCTTGGATGACGAAACTCCACCGATACCAACGGACTTGCGCGACAAATTGGGCAGAAAAACAAATTCCAAGGACTTACTCACATTTCTGAAGCGGAAGGCCGAAATGGTGCAAAAGAACGAGGCAGACCTCAGGACGTGCCTCGACGAGTCTAAAGCAAGAAAGACTACCCGCACCGAAGCTGCTCTACACCTTCATTCTCAGCCCGTAGATTTACGTGAGCAGATCAATTCCAAAGCCGAAGACTTGCGCGCCAAGCTTGGTCAGCCGAAGCAACATGATTTGCGACCATGCCTCGAAGCGAAAAGACAAGCGCAACGAGAATTGATGAAAGTTACGAACACCTCACACCTCAACGTCATAATGGGTGGTTCACCTCCTTGCGGGGACTCGGTAAGAGCAGTTAAAGATTACATGCGGCAAGCCATCACCGCCCAGAAGTGGCCTTCGCAAGTCGAAGTAGATCATCAAATCTCTTTCTCGGCGGCCGACACTCACGGCATCAGGATGCCACATAACGACCCACTCCTAATCGATATCGGAATTGATGAATGCCAATTCACAAAGGTTCTCGTCGACACAGGCAGCTCAGTCGACCTTATCTTTCGGGACACACTCGACAAGATGGGAGTTGACCTGCGCGACATGAAGCCCTCCTCACACACTCTCACGGGATTCAATGGCTCCTCGGAACAGATGATTGGGACAATTCGTCTCCCAGTTTACGCAGGTGATGTGACCCTCACTGTTAAGTTCTCTGTTATCCGGGCTAGGGCACCCTACAATGCGATCCTCAGAACACCTTGGTTACATTCCATGAAAGCCATTCCCTCCACCTACCACCAATGTGTTAAGTTCCCTGGGAAAGATGGAACGATGCAGACGGTCCGCGGGGACCAACAAGCCGCAAGAGAGTTACTTATCGCCGCGGTCAAGCTACAACAATCACTTTCTCTCGTCAACAAACCAATACATAAGATCTACCCTCAGAAGGAAGAAATCCACGAGGTTCCCATCGATGGAGCCGACTCATCGAAGGTCGTGCGCATTGGCGCCTATCTCTCCGACGATCTGCAGTCATTAATCATTTCTTTCCTCAAAGAAAATGCCTCGACCTTTGCATGGGTAACTTCTGATATGAAGGGTATAGACCCCGCAATAACATCTCACGAGTTAAACGTCGATCCGACGTTCAAGCCTATTCGACAGAAGAGACGAAAGCTTGGACCCGAACGGTCCAAAGCAGTAAATGAAGAAGTTGACAGGTTGCTCGACGCAGGCTTCATCGCCGAAGTACGGTACCCGGAATGGCTAGCAAACCCCGTCGTTggtaaaaagaaaaacgggaaatGGTGCATTTGTGTTGACTTCACAGATTTGAACAAAGCATGTCTAAAAGACAGTTACCCTCTCTCGCATATCGACCGTTTGGTGGAGTCGACTGCCGCCAACGAGCTCCTAACATTTACGGACGCTTTCTCTGGGTACAATCAAATCATGATGCATACGGACGATCGCGAGAAAACGGCATTCATAACGGACAAAGGGACATATTGCTACAAGGTCATGCCTTTCGGCCTAAAGAACGCAGGAGCGACGTACCAGCGTCTGGTCAATAGAATGTTTGCCGACAAACTCGGCAACACTATGGAAGTTTACATTGATGATATGCTGGTCAAATCACTTCGCACCAAGGATCATCTCAACCACTTACGAGACTGCTTCAAAACGCTGAACGAGTACGGGATGAAGCTCAATCCAGCGAAATGCACCTTCGGCGTCACGTCTAGAGAGTTCCTAGGTTACATTGTCACCCAGCGAGGCATCGAAGcaaaccccaaaaaaataaCGGCAATCCTCGATCTCCCTAGTCCGAAGAACACCCGCGAGGTTCAGCGTTTAACCGGAAGGATTGCAGCACTGAACAGGTTCATCTCAAGATCCACAGACAAATGCCTCTCGTTCTATGAGGtcttgcgaggaaataaaagaTTCGTCTGGGACGAAAAATGCGAGGAAGCCTTCAATCAACTGAACCATTACCTAACGACACCTCCAGTTCTGTTGAAGCCCGAGGTCGGAGACACTCTATCCTTATACATTGTCGTCACCTCCTCGGCTATTAGCAGCGTCCTAATACGAGAAGACAGTGGCaaacagaaacctattttcaaCACCAGCAAGCGGATGACGGAACCGGAAACGAGATACCCAACCTTGGAAAAGATGGCCCTAGCTATCACCACCTCGGCAAGAAAACTCAGACCTTATTTCCAATCGCACACTATCGAGGTACTCTCCAACCAGCCCCTTAGGACGGTAATGCAAAATACCAACCAATCAGGAAGGCTAACAAAGTGGGCAATTGAGCTTAGCGAACACGACATCGTGTACAAGAACCGCACAGCTGCTAAGTCGCAAGTTCTTGCTGATTTCCTGATCAAGCTAACGCCGGAGTTAGAACAAGATCTTGTGCTGCCAAGCCTGAACTGGATACTGCACGTAGATGGTTCATCTACGAACAAAGGTTTAGGAGCGGGCGTACAACTCCAGTCACCGACAGGCGAACTAATCCCACAGTCGTTCAGTTTTGATTTTCCGGCGTCCAACAACGAAGCCGAATACGAGTCTCTCATTGCAGGCCTTCGTCTCGCAAAGACAGTAAAAGCTAGACGAGTCAATGCATACTGTGACTTCCAACTCGTGGTGAGTCAATTTCTCGGAGATTACGACGTCAGGAACGACAGAATGGATGCTTCCTTGAAACTCGTCAAAGATCTTACACAAGATTTTGAATTCTTCGAGCTAACGAAAGTCCCTCGCAGAGAGAACGTATGTGCGGACGCGCTCGCAGCCCTTGGGAGTAAGCTACACGATCAGGTGAAAAGGACAATCCCAATACATAGGATTGAAAAGCCAAGCATCAGCCCACCGACAGAACAACTTGCCATTGCAGCATCTATCGCCGACGCCATGGATATCGACGAAGGGGAACCTCGCACAACGGAAGAGCAACTCGAAGATTGGCGAACGAAATTCATCGCTTACCTATCCGACGGGATACTACCTACAGAGAAATGGGAAGCAAGACGACTCAAAAGACGCAGTGCGCATTATGTCTTCATGGATGGAACACTCCATCGATGGACCGCAACAAAAGTACTCCTTAGGTGTATCTTTGGAGACGAAACAAGGCTGGTCATGGCCGAAACACATGAAGGAGCAGCAGGCAACCATTCAGGAGGACGAGCTCTCGCACTAAAAGTCAAAAGCCTTGGTTtctattggccaacaatgaacGCAGATTGCGAATCCTACGTCAAGAAATGCGATAAGTGCCAGTGACACGCTTCAACCATACACAGCCCGACTGAATTGCTCCATACCTTGACAGAACCATACCCCTTtatgcgatggggaatggatATCATCAGGCCAATGCCGAGCTCTCGACAGAAGAGGTTCATCTTGGTTTTAACAGATTACTTCTCTAAATGGGTGGAAGCAGAAGCCTACGTCAGCATTACCGACAAGGAGGTGCAGAAGTTCGTCTGGAAAAACGTCATCTATCGGCACGGGCTTCCATACGAGATAGTCACAGACAACGGATCCCAATTCATCTCCCACAACTTCAAAGAGTTCTGCGACAGATGGAGAATTCGGCTCAACATGTCCACACCGAGAAACCCGCAGAGCAACGGTCAAGCCGAGTCCACTAGCAAGACAATCATCGATGGACTCAAGAAACGACTCGACTTGAAGAAGGGTCGCTGGGCCAACGAACTAGAcggagtcctctggtcccatAGAACAACACCTCGCGGAGCAACAAAAGCCACCCCCTTCTCGATGGCCCATGGGGTCGAAGCAATGGCACCTGCTGAGGTGAACGTGACGAGTTTACGACGTTCCAAAATGCCGCAGAACATCGAACTTAACCAAGGTATGCTCCTCGACGCACTGGATGATATAGAAGAAAGACGCGACCAAGCATTGCTTCGAATCCAAAATTATCAACACCAGATCGAAAGCTACTACAACAAGAACCGCCCCCTCGAATTGGGAAATCTGGTCCTCCGGAAGGTGTTCGAAAACACTAGGGAATGGAAAGCCGGAAAACTCGGagccaactgggaaggaccctacaaGATCATCGAGGTCGTGAAACCTGGAGTCTACCACCTCGAAACTTCAGCCGGCGAGGCGGTGCCACGAGCTTGGAACTCAAAGCATCTCCGACTCTTCCACAACTGAACGACCAACGGTCACATTCacttactaaaaaaaaaaaaaaaccgagtaaatgcgctctcagccacttttactcggaaaacaaagaactacgaatggcttgatcctctaCAAAGGAgctacgtaggcagccttaaagggtccagctgtaacaaaaaaaaaacaaacacacttCCCCGAGAAGTTGTGCAACCCATGCGATGCCTACATAAGATTCGCCCCGGCACTTCGAAGACAAACGTACCGGCACTCGCACCCCACAGCCGagtatgtcctgatcagacacataCTCACGGGAATCCGTTCGTATCACAGTATTCACTGATACGTTCGAAATGTTGACTCCTATCCATTTCATAATTTACTAAGTAGGGTTTTTGGCCGACCGAACATCTAGAAATTATTTTGAAGTCGAGGTGGGAACCGTTTTCGTTTGAAAAATTATCTTTCACGGTCTGAAGTTATCCTATTTTCACTTGTACCCAATCGGCATACGACCTCGAACAAACCAGGAAGCTTGATAAACGACCCAATGACACCTGATCACGAGTTGTTGAATTCACAGCCCGTATGAGCCAACGTCGAGAAACGGCTATATCGCTGTC
Protein-coding regions in this window:
- the LOC125585858 gene encoding uncharacterized protein LOC125585858, translated to MVQKNEADLRTCLDESKARKTTRTEAALHLHSQPVDLREQINSKAEDLRAKLGQPKQHDLRPCLEAKRQAQRELMKVTNTSHLNVIMGGSPPCGDSVRAVKDYMRQAITAQKWPSQVEVDHQISFSAADTHGIRMPHNDPLLIDIGIDECQFTKVLVDTGSSVDLIFRDTLDKMGVDLRDMKPSSHTLTGFNGSSEQMIGTIRLPVYAGDVTLTVKFSVIRARAPYNAILRTPWLHSMKAIPSTYHQCVKFPGKDGTMQTVRGDQQAARELLIAAVKLQQSLSLVNKPIHKIYPQKEEIHEVPIDGADSSKVVRIGAYLSDDLQSLIISFLKENASTFAWVTSDMKGIDPAITSHELNVDPTFKPIRQKRRKLGPERSKAVNEEVDRLLDAGFIAEVRYPEWLANPVVGKKKNGKWCICVDFTDLNKACLKDSYPLSHIDRLVESTAANELLTFTDAFSGYNQIMMHTDDREKTAFITDKGTYCYKVMPFGLKNAGATYQRLVNRMFADKLGNTMEVYIDDMLVKSLRTKDHLNHLRDCFKTLNEYGMKLNPAKCTFGVTSREFLGYIVTQRGIEANPKKITAILDLPSPKNTREVQRLTGRIAALNRFISRSTDKCLSFYEVLRGNKRFVWDEKCEEAFNQLNHYLTTPPVLLKPEVGDTLSLYIVVTSSAISSVLIREDSGKQKPIFNTSKRMTEPETRYPTLEKMALAITTSARKLRPYFQSHTIEVLSNQPLRTVMQNTNQSGRLTKWAIELSEHDIVYKNRTAAKSQVLADFLIKLTPELEQDLVLPSLNWILHVDGSSTNKGLGAGVQLQSPTGELIPQSFSFDFPASNNEAEYESLIAGLRLAKTVKARRVNAYCDFQLVVSQFLGDYDVRNDRMDASLKLVKDLTQDFEFFELTKVPRRENVCADALAALGSKLHDQVKRTIPIHRIEKPSISPPTEQLAIAASIADAMDIDEGEPRTTEEQLEDWRTKFIAYLSDGILPTEKWEARRLKRRSAHYVFMDGTLHRWTATKVLLRCIFGDETRLVMAETHEGAAGNHSGGRALALKVKSLGFYWPTMNADCESYVKKCDKCQ